AGACATGCTGGAAAATACATTTCCATGTTTTCCTTACATTAATGTCACAAAAAAGAGACTAGTGACTAGTTTGTCGCTGGGCTGGGCActgccaaattgaaaagccGGCTAAAACGGGATGTGAGCTAACGACTGGCGATGGCGACTGCTAAAGGTGCCCTCGTTGCGAATTTCTGGTTTGGTTTGCTAATTAATCTTGCCGGTCATGGGCAATCCATCTGATGGGTTGCCCCCGCAGGACacgcaaaaaatgtaaatggtCAAAGGGCTGGCAAGGTCAAGTTGGGGGCCACTCGGGTGAAATTCGTGATACAATCTGTACtccattaaaatgcatttaaccgcactgaaaaaaatattctttACAATATATTGCTATGCATCTATAATGGCTGTGAACTCCCACATTAAATTAGCAGTTATAAAACTCCTAGTTTAGAAATCTTAGCTTGTAAGAAGCTTTAACTTTACTTAATTTGTTTCAACTTCGTTTCAAAGTGTATGAATACAATAATATGCAAAGAAATGCTTTcatatttcgcttttttttccattttatgcaaattttgtaGATGGCATTTTGGCGAAGCTACAACCCCTTTCTCCAAGATATTTTGCGCTCGTGGCGCActtgatttcgatttggatttcGCAATAATACCAAGACCACCAGACAATGGCCAATAGCTGGCAACTCCATTGTTGTGGCTTATTGAAAAGTAGGCCAAAGCCCGCGGCACCAAGGACACCGAGCACTGGCAGCACTGAAGTTGCCCCAAAGTGGAATATCCTGCTCCCCGGCTGCGCTGCTCCCCGCGATTCCTCCTGCTTGCCACATGCCCAAGTCAGAGATTATCGCGCGTGGGTGGCTGAGTTGGCAGGTGCTTGAATCCTTAAGCAAAGGACTttggcaattttaattaaaaatactccGGCAGGCCTGACGGCACACACAAATCAATCAGCGACACTTTTGGCAGGGGTAATCAAGCAGCCCAAAAGCTGGgcattaaaagcaaacaataagCGGAATTCCATTCCATTAAATTTCCTTCTTCTATCCGTCCTTTTTGTCTCAAAACTGTGGGCGAGGATTCGAAAATGTAACTTTTCCTGCTGGGGTAACGAAAATAACTCATTTTCTTAACGGAAGTATTCATGAAAAAGgcattttaatggaaattatgaTACACGTTTGTAGATTAAGATGAAATATAAACACATtgcaaaagcaattaaacaaCCTTGGAACTGGAAAAGATGTCTACGAATATTTATGCTTttaatgcatatgcatatatatattgtactCATATAGATTTCCTACCTATGTAGTATATAGATTTTCTATTCATATAAATTTCCCTCTCATATAAATGTCCTACTCATATAGACTTTCTTCTCATATAGACTTTCTTTTCATATAGAGGAGCTTAAATTCCTGTCATTCCTGCCAAGTGAAACTGAAAACGCGCACATGAGCACTTCTATCGACCAGCGAAGCGCTTTCATCTTTCTCCTTAGCTGATGCCAAATGTCAGCCCACATGAACGGCGGACTGGCTGACGACTGGTGGCTAATGGAGAGCATTCCGTGGCACCAAGGTCATGTGAGTGCACGAGCGGCGACCAAATGAAAAGGACGAAAAATGCTGAAAGAGACGAGCCTGTGCCaaagcagcagttgcagcagaggcagcagaggcagcagatGCCGTTGAAATTCAATTCAGAGCCTGCAGCGCGCGTGCAACGCTGCGGATACGTAATGTGCCTGCTCACATTAGCCAGCcaacacatgcacacacacacacacacaacgctGCCCGCTGCCtttcaatattaaaaatagtttgTCAACAACGTGGCCAGAAAGTGTCAAGCTGCGACGGGTGCAGCGTCTAAATGGGTTTCCGCCCCATGAGGATCAGCGGGatgagcaggaggagcagaaggagccgcCGGATGGCAAGATGATTTGTAGCTCACTGGCTTTCTGGGTTGACACTTTGAACAGCCCACTGCCGCCCGCAAATAATCAATTCTATCGATTGGCTTATAGCTATACAtcggaaaatgaaatggaattttcaaattaatttgacaGCTATCTTTAAGCAAAACTTCCTCATCTTTATGATCCCTCAGTTTGCataaaattcaaatgtttGCAATAGTTTTAATCCCCCGGAGttctaaattcaaatattgacCGATTTGAGGGCATAGGAATAATCAAAAAGGACACAGGACACCACAGCAGAGCACatgatttattgattttgtgGGTTCACACAGATTCCGGCAGCTAGATAATGGAAATTGCAGTGCTGGCAGCAAAAACATCCAAAGCGCTGCAATCCCAGCCGCAATCATCCAAATGTACTGACCTGGGATTTCATCAGCCACACGAAATGGATAAAAAAAGCCCAAAGCGAACCGAATGAATGGCGTCTCTTATTGATTAGCGGCGATGATGCACCCAGACCAATCCAAGCGAACCGAACCCCGGCACCACCCAATCACCAACCATCTACCCATAGACCCAACCACCCATCACACCAGCCGAATGCTAACCCGATCCGAATCTAAATTCGATGGCGAGCACCCGGCTGACCTTGCATGCCGCACCAAGCACCGTGGACTattggctgcctggctggcaGACACGGAACACAAgctgttttaataaatttatgattCCCGAACTGTTGCCCAAAAAGTGTTGACacaaccaaaaataaaaacaaatgcaacaacCGCAAAAGGACAGAATGAAAGCTGCAACACGACAGCTCAGCTGCATCAGCGGAAGTCGTGCAGTTAATTTGCATAAGGAGACAACGGAAGCGAGTGCTCCGAGGATTGGCACGTGGCCAAATGCCACAGCCCCAAACGAATGGCAGTACTAGGCTTAGATAATTTCCTTGGTACTGCATTAGCAACTGGATTAGATTATATGGCAACTTAAGAACCAGCAGAACATATGCACATCTTATTAAATTTTGGTCTTTACGAACAGTTGCATTATGTAATTGAATTGGCTAAATAGTTGTCAGATATTTGCATATAATTATCGATGTATCTTGTTAACTCAACTGTTTGACTGTGCCAAAGGTTTTAGGCAAATGGATCAACTGAAAGTTcttaaatatgtttaaaatggAAACAAGTTCTCACATCCAGTTGCGACAAGTCACCCTTTAGTCACTGGGGTATGAAATAAAGTGCTGCACTTGACACTCTACCCATTGCGGCATGTCTATGAGACAATAGGAGCCCCCAGCTCCGGCACAAGGGGAGATGGAAGGCGAACAAAGCCTCGGAATTGGGGATATAATTTATGGATGCCAACGCGTTATCCAACGGCGTTTTCTGGGACTCGAGCAGCCAATCATGTGGCGAAGCGAAGTTTCGCCATAATTGATTGGCATTCGAGCGAGCCCCTGACTGTACAAATGTTTGTCCTGGCTTCAGGACTCAATCCCAACCTATAACGCGGGCTGAGGATGAgaatggaaatttatgcgTGGCAgagtttttttcttttcgctttcccagcagaaaaatagaaaagaaaagcacaTAAAAAGTGTCATGGAAATTTTGCGGAGAAGGTTTATTGAACTCTGGACGTTTGTCGAGCACATTTGGTTAGCGAAATAAACGTGGAGAGATGATTTCTCGCCAGAATTACTGCATATGAAGTAATCTGTACCCTATAAAACACGACTAAACCCATATAGAATGCAAATCAGATTGTTGCATGCACCGCGGAGGAGATTATCGCACATTTAATGGGCCCACATTAAACGGGAACCTCTAGAGCCAGAAGCTCATCGGccataaaaaatcattttacgAGCGCTTAATGCAAACGGAATTATGCGAAGTTCTCGGAACATTTAACAACAGCATACTGGTCAAGGAAATTATAAGGATCGCAAAATGGGCGAAAGGACGCCCAGTTTAGGTGACCTTCTTCAAGGAAAGCGGaggcttttccttttcgttgCGTTTCGTTtctattcattttcattctcattttcattttcgttttcgtttccatttttgtttttgtgtgcgtCAGGCGGCCACAGAACAAAGGAAATCAGTAACACGAGAGGCTGAGGAAATTCGCTTTTCAAGGGGAAAATTCTCCGCCACATTTGGTTTTTCCTGCGCCAAAACGAAGATGCGAAGAAAAACACCAGAGATACATATAGTCTGATCTCATGAACAAAAACATAATTGAGCCGAGAATAACAACAAGAGTGGCGGTGGGGGTACAGTTACAGTTTTGCGTAACGGGAcgattttcccacttttccgtGGGTGGAAAGCTGAAAAGCGAATTGAGTGGGTCAGCGTATTGAGAAGCATTTCAAGTTCAATCTTCCATTCGTCCATTTCCCACTttcaaacattaaatttgcacaaaaacacacatttttcaCGGAATTTTCGTCGGGAAACGAGctatttcaattttctttgctGTTCATACAAGGCTCTATTTAATTGCACATGGTACCGATCCGATATAattagcaacaaaagcagtCACGAAAAGAAAACGCGTGGAAATTGTTTTGGCGAATTTTCCGTTTGGTACACAGCGCGACAGAATGTGCGCTACTTCGATGTGCGCTTTTCCACACGCTGCGCCGTACTCAGCTGGAAAAGCGTCTGGCAGAGCattttctttcgctttcgcttGCACTTTTCCTCGCGTTTTTCATTGAAGCTTTGGCCGCGAAAAGCTTTTTGGTATTTTCTGAAAATGCCTCTCACTGCGAACTCATGATTTATTCTAAGGAATGCACATGAGTGAGGTTTACAGActtgaataaattatttatgtttaatgttCCATAAAAATACGATGAGGGTACTTTGTTCTTCTTTAGCctagtacatatattttatttaaaatacaatttctcCCTTGGGAATATCACCCACATTTTCCCGGCCCAATTACTTTCGATTCTTTCACTTTCGTCGTCGATTTGCTCCACAAACCTGCTTTCTCGCGGGCTCGAGAATTTCCCACAACAATTACCATCGGACTTTTTGGccaatgtttgtttgtttgccgtgttgctgttgttgcatgCCACATTTTCCCGGCTTCGCATTTTCCGAGCAAGAGCTTTCGCTCAACGGGGCATTTTCCACGCTCTCCTGCGACTTCATTCTGTGGTTTTACTTTTACATATCTCTGGCACCTGTTCGCTTCTGCGCCCTATCGCAGTGTTTTATGAATGAAAcagcttttctgcttttctatTTGACTCACGGCGAAAAGCTTCTCTCGGTGAATAAATTTACAAGGGAATTTTGCCAAAAAGTTCAGAGAACCACAAGAAACAATGACTTGTTCTGGGGAAATTATCTAATTGCTTGGGAACGGTAGTACACTGTACACTGAGCGCAATTACTTACAGTGGAAAGTAAATTGAACACAAATTTGTAAAAGCATTGAAATTTGTCCTATAACCTAAGGTTTCGAAGAAAATAATCTTGTTATTAATGTGCATAAAGTACTCATGACTTTCTCAACAATTTTCCGCATTTAAAGGGCTAcctaattgaaatgaattttaatgaaaaatggTGTCGTCTGAAATCTCCTGGGTGGCATGAAGTCTAATGGCTGTCCCGTGCAGGATAATTAGTGGCTAGCCAAGGTCGCTCGGCAACTCCGAAAACCAAATTCTCGTGGCGCGAGCCCTAATTAAGTTTCCTAGCCAttagaaaagggaaaacaagtGAAAATCCAATGGGGGAAACGGGCAGGAAAACTAGAGCGCGGCGCAGGCGTCATGAGCTTTTCAGCTGGCCAGCAAATCGAAAACTGTTGCATAGAAATGGGAGCTTGGCGGCAGGCTGGCTACCAAACTCCAGGTGAATCCATTTCCCCAGCGACCGAGTCAAATTGGACATGGgttggaaatgggaatggaagtTCCTCCTCCTTACCTGAGTTGCTCATAATGTCATTGCTGAAACTACCGCAATTACACAGGCTGTTTTTCGAGGGTGGAAAGTAATGGTGATTAATGTAATATTCACACGCGCAGTGATTTCCCAGACAAATGAGCGATCATTAGTGCTGGAAAGCCAAGAACTACACACATAGGTATAGCATAGGTAAACAAAAGGCAGTTCAATGGCCccaagtaaaaataaaaccagaaACCCGAAAAGCACTCAAAGAGCAGAAAGCGAAAGGCCAGAACCCACGGAGCAGCTTCTCCACGAAATCGAAAGCCGACCACCACAAGTGGTTCATCTGGCTGCGGGATGGATGGGGTCACCGATGTTGAATTGATTACGCCATTGCCAGTGACACACTTATAAAACTAGAAGTGGATGTGGAACTTGAGCTTAAGCTGGAGCTGTAGTTGGAGAGGagaggagtggagtggagcacTGGCAAATGAGGAGTCACCGTGGGAGTTACCCACTTATCAATCACGTTTTATGCCTTTACTGCACTTCATATCCGAATCCAGTGCAGAGCTTTAAAACAATCGCCCGATTTTTGGGGGAAAACCTTGTGATATTATCGCTACTATCGTAAATGGGTGAAATCGCCTGATGTCTGCCACATTTACCACCCCCTACAGTGGATATCAGCTTTATGGGTTTGCTTCATCATGAGCGATAGGAAAGTGCCACATTTTCACGCTGTGAGGCTCACTGAGAGAAATCTGACTAGTTTTTAAAACGTATGCTGTAAATTGAGCGTGTTTTTATCAAATGGTTTAAAAAGTATTGTACTTGCAATACATATAGTAGTTTTGAGCTTATTTCTAGTTATTCAGACTTAAAATTTCGCGTggcttttttttatcaaataatTAGCTTAAAACGATCATACACAAAGCAAACATGAAACGTGTTCAATATGGCAGAATTGTTGATAAGAAAATAGAGAGACTTGGTAAAGTATTTTGCATGTGGATAAACTTTGTGAGCTTATAtagattttataattttaattttaataaatataacgTAATCTAACTTTTTGAACTTCACACAATGTTTAAAAAACTGAGAAGTTTTGGACTTGATATTACCATCCAAACTATACAATTATATTACTAAATGTAATCACTGTGTATATTTCACTTCAAAGCATCTTATTAAACACAAATAGGGCTTTGGCTTTATGCGATAATAAAACACCATAGTTCTGTAAAATGTAGTGCCTTTTACTTTGCTATCTAGATGGCATTTATTTCTGATTATAGAAAGTGCATATTGCATATCAGAGCgtatttataaacatatagCCCAACATGTCCAGTTCGGAATACTATAGTAAGTACTGTGAATACCCCCGTGCCAACTGAGTAAACATTTCAGTGCTCGAATCGTTTGATAGACCTCGATTACGTCTAAAAGTAATGCCCAAATCGCGGCTGGAGCGTCAAGCACACGCCGTTTGCTGAATCACCTTGGCTCCGCAGATAAGGCCACTTATAGTGATATCGGAACGGTGCTAGTCCGATCCGAAATCCGTaagtatatgcatatgtactCACCGTGAAGACACTCTTGCTCTTGTGGGCCCGATTCCGTATGACCAATCCCGCCAGCGGCTTCTTCACATGGATTTTGGGCATCTTGGCGGCGCTGGCAACGTTGCGGCTACGTGGCTTTAGCTTTACCGTTAGCTGGGTAGTGGCTTGGGGGTGTGCGGTGTGtgcttgtatttgttttggcaATGGGAACGCCGGAGAGCTGctcgctcttttttttgttcagtgtTTTTCGCTGTGCTGCCTAACAATTTGGCTGCATCGCCCgtgttttgctgctgtttaCTACACTGTCCACTTTACTACACGGCGACACTTAATTGAGGCGCACAGGCACGGCACACACTCGATTTGCTCGTTCTATGCGCGCTTTAATCACAATTATTAGTTTACCATTAAAGGGACGCCTGGGcaacaagaagaacaacaacaactgcggcGGCGGTTTAGGCGGCTCGCATGCCTATGGGCTAACTGCCATCGACGACCTCATGTGGCTGGAGCTGGATCACCGGGATCTCTGGGCAGTTTCTGGCAGGGATTTGACTCAACGGAGCTATTTTCACGAAAATTTAATGCGTTCGTTGCAAACACGGGCCGAGAACAAGGTCGATTTGGGGCTAAAAAACGCCAAAAGCGGGCGCTGTCAACATGTGTTCTAGGGTTGCCGCAGCGCGCGCATTTCGTGTGCTAAAAAGTGGACtcttgatttttaaattaggatcgaatatttattatatgagTTAAAATTTTCGAaggttttatttatgcaatatataaatgaaaacacaACATGGagaaaacataataaatattaaatattataaatattataggtAATAAAATAGGTTACAGAACATATTGTCAACAATaagtataataataaatgaataaattagaTAGATATCTTTAGACTTAATTAAGTCAATACACAACAATACACAACAATACACAAGCAAAagcttaattttaattaaattaaaatgaaaaggaatATATGTAATCTATTTGGTATATTTCTTTAGAACCGCTCTAGATCATACATCCATGGTCACACTTTCGCGAATCAGCtgaagaaatatttaaacgtttcaaataataaaaacaaagcccTCTAAAGAATGCAAATATTCTGACCCCCGTTAGCAGAAGGATATAATCCTAGTTCGAGCATATTGTTTTTCACTAACTTTACTGCACATTTTCGGTTAAGGCCATGGTTCGAGTTCTATTCCTCCACCCGGATTTGGGCATCGGAGGAGCCGAGCGACTGGTGGTGGATGCCGCTTTGGCTCTCAAGGAACGAGGACACCAGGTCAGCTTCCTAACGAATCACCACGACAGCACGCACTGCTTCAAGGAGACGGCGGACGGCACCTTTCCGGTTCACGTTGTGGGCGACTGGTTGCCACGCGGGCTCTTTGGAAGATTCTACGCCATCTGTGCCTATCTGCGCATGCTCTATGCGGCGATCTACGCCAGCTTTTTTATGCCGGAGCGCGAGCAGGTGGATGTGGTGGTGTGCGACCTAATATCTGTATGCATTCCGGTTCTCCGCTTCGCCCCTCATCGTCCGAAAGTTCTATTCTACTGCCACTTTCCGGATCAGCTTCTCAGCAGCCGTGAAGGTCTGCTGAAGCGCCTGTACCGCCTGCCCATCAACTGGCTGGAGGAGCACACCATCGGTCTAGCAGATAAGGTGCTGGTCAACTCCAAGTTTACGCTCCGAGTCTTCCAGGACACCTTCCGCCGGCTGAGCACGGTTCCGGATGTGCTGTATCCATCACTGCACACCCAGTACTTTGACCAGATGCAGAAAAAGCTGGAGCAGCGGTCTGCTTTATTAGACGAGCCTGTGCATCCGCGCGTACCACTCAACGCCTTCATCTATCTGGACATCAATCGGTACGAGCGAAAGAAGAACCACGC
This genomic interval from Drosophila teissieri strain GT53w chromosome 3L, Prin_Dtei_1.1, whole genome shotgun sequence contains the following:
- the LOC122618624 gene encoding alpha-1,3/1,6-mannosyltransferase ALG2, whose translation is MVRVLFLHPDLGIGGAERLVVDAALALKERGHQVSFLTNHHDSTHCFKETADGTFPVHVVGDWLPRGLFGRFYAICAYLRMLYAAIYASFFMPEREQVDVVVCDLISVCIPVLRFAPHRPKVLFYCHFPDQLLSSREGLLKRLYRLPINWLEEHTIGLADKVLVNSKFTLRVFQDTFRRLSTVPDVLYPSLHTQYFDQMQKKLEQRSALLDEPVHPRVPLNAFIYLDINRYERKKNHALALHSLRLLGDMLPTTDFKRCRLIIAGGYDTRCMENVEHFAELEQLTEELKLQDHVVLLRSPTDEEKCRLLFAAHCLLYTPENEHFGIVPLEGMYCSKPVVALNSGGPTETVVNTSTGFLCEKTEKSFGGAMHQLFRDEQLRVKMGDQGHKRVQQKFSFQAFADRLNGIIRDLVPISKESSTKKTE